One genomic window of bacterium includes the following:
- a CDS encoding NUDIX hydrolase, whose product MYNLIYPQFNSNTNLESQKLFDLLINYIPKHPKEEADKLLMLSYLNSCDRPFERTTLPSHFTGSALLASKDFSKILLNHHLSLDKWIQFGGHADGNADLLSVAKRELEEESGILTAEVYDENIFDVDIQLIPANHTKGEPDHYHLDVRFLFVTEADVKFEVSHESLEMQWVNVADTNDYNNDFGFVKMIEKLRSLV is encoded by the coding sequence ATGTACAACCTCATATATCCACAATTCAACTCAAACACAAATCTTGAGAGCCAAAAGCTTTTTGATTTGCTAATAAACTATATTCCCAAACATCCTAAAGAAGAAGCGGATAAACTTCTTATGCTAAGCTATCTGAACAGTTGTGATAGACCATTTGAAAGAACAACGCTTCCATCTCACTTTACAGGTTCTGCATTATTGGCCTCAAAAGATTTTTCAAAGATTCTATTGAACCATCATTTAAGTTTGGATAAATGGATTCAATTCGGTGGACACGCTGATGGAAATGCAGATTTATTATCAGTGGCAAAAAGAGAGCTTGAAGAAGAGTCAGGAATTTTGACTGCTGAAGTTTACGATGAAAATATTTTCGATGTTGATATTCAATTGATTCCTGCAAACCACACAAAAGGCGAGCCTGATCATTATCATTTAGATGTTAGATTTCTTTTTGTTACCGAAGCTGATGTAAAGTTCGAAGTCTCACATGAATCTTTGGAAATGCAATGGGTCAATGTTGCTGATACTAATGACTACAACAATGATTTTGGTTTTGTGAAAATGATAGAAAAGCTACGATCTTTAGTATAA
- a CDS encoding DUF1801 domain-containing protein: MKTTFQNTDEYIANFPNDIQVILSNIGNIIKNEVPEAQEVISYQMPAFRLKTSSQTNLSNSSSLAKTQDLVIYFAAFKKHIGLFFAPTEEVYKHFEKELRNYKKSKGGIQLPLDKDIDYELVRKIVKFKKLSIEYAL; encoded by the coding sequence ATGAAAACCACTTTTCAAAATACTGACGAATACATCGCGAATTTTCCAAATGACATTCAAGTGATCCTTAGTAATATCGGAAATATTATCAAAAACGAGGTGCCAGAAGCTCAAGAAGTAATAAGTTACCAAATGCCAGCTTTTAGATTGAAAACCTCATCTCAAACTAATCTTTCAAACTCGTCATCCCTAGCAAAGACCCAAGATTTAGTTATTTATTTTGCAGCATTCAAAAAACATATAGGGCTTTTCTTTGCTCCAACTGAAGAAGTGTATAAACATTTTGAAAAAGAGCTGAGAAATTACAAAAAAAGCAAAGGTGGCATCCAGCTTCCACTTGATAAGGATATAGATTATGAACTAGTTAGAAAGATTGTGAAGTTTAAGAAACTATCTATAGAATATGCGCTTTGA
- a CDS encoding SDR family oxidoreductase: MKTILITGATSGIGFETAKALANPSTQLILLVRNLEKGAKVKNTIEELKPGSMIRLIECDFTSLNSIRRAAQEVRTKFKFIDVLINNAGILNEKYKETKDGFEETFGVNFLAPFLLTQELLPLILDNPNLDKRIVNVSSVANKFGKVDFDNLQKFSSNQYSNTKLMINLWTMKLARMYPSISINCLHPGYIKTDIFRNQSNIFKTITNLFFISPERGAKTTIFLATSDDARNISGKYFNHCDVVKPNKMSFDEALQDRLWEVAESMITR; encoded by the coding sequence ATGAAAACAATTCTAATCACCGGTGCAACTTCTGGCATAGGTTTTGAAACTGCCAAAGCTCTAGCCAATCCTAGTACTCAACTTATACTTTTAGTCCGAAACCTAGAAAAAGGAGCAAAGGTCAAAAACACAATTGAGGAATTGAAGCCAGGCTCGATGATTAGACTAATTGAATGTGATTTTACTAGTTTGAATTCAATTCGAAGAGCTGCACAGGAAGTAAGGACTAAATTCAAATTTATAGATGTTTTGATAAACAATGCAGGGATCTTGAATGAAAAGTACAAAGAAACCAAAGATGGATTTGAAGAAACATTTGGTGTGAATTTTCTAGCACCTTTCTTGCTAACTCAAGAACTTTTGCCATTGATTTTGGATAATCCAAATTTAGACAAAAGAATAGTCAATGTGAGTTCTGTTGCAAACAAGTTTGGAAAAGTTGATTTTGACAATTTGCAAAAGTTTTCTTCAAACCAATACTCCAATACAAAGTTAATGATAAATTTATGGACAATGAAACTTGCTAGAATGTATCCATCTATTTCAATCAATTGCCTTCATCCTGGCTATATCAAAACAGATATTTTCAGAAATCAATCAAATATATTTAAGACAATTACAAATTTGTTTTTCATTAGTCCAGAAAGAGGTGCGAAAACTACTATATTTCTTGCAACAAGTGATGATGCAAGAAATATCTCGGGGAAGTACTTCAATCATTGTGATGTAGTCAAGCCAAACAAAATGAGTTTTGATGAGGCCTTGCAAGATAGACTTTGGGAGGTTGCTGAAAGCATGATCACAAGATAG
- a CDS encoding SdpI family protein — protein sequence MQKYLTTKFSTILISAIIVLSFLVSGYFFPRLPEQVITHWGMSGNPDGYSSKAIGAFMIPAMMLLFFPLFYFLPRVDPLKENYKSFDKSYNFIIISIYKFLLVIHIILLLQNIGQKFDFAKVMIVIFSALFIAIGSGIKDLKRNYFAGIRTPWTISSDEVWGKTHKFGSRAMILGGIVGLFGLIVPQYGFLFVFVPLVLSVLFTVLYSYLEWKKLTVI from the coding sequence ATGCAAAAGTACTTAACTACTAAATTTTCAACGATACTTATAAGTGCAATTATCGTCTTGTCTTTTCTAGTTTCGGGTTATTTCTTTCCTAGACTGCCAGAGCAAGTGATCACTCATTGGGGAATGTCTGGAAATCCTGACGGGTATTCATCCAAAGCGATTGGTGCATTTATGATTCCTGCTATGATGTTGCTTTTTTTTCCTTTGTTTTACTTCTTACCAAGGGTCGATCCATTGAAAGAGAATTATAAAAGCTTTGACAAAAGTTACAATTTCATAATTATTAGCATATACAAATTTCTTCTTGTTATCCATATCATTTTGCTTCTTCAAAATATTGGACAAAAGTTTGACTTTGCAAAAGTAATGATTGTAATTTTTTCAGCCTTGTTCATAGCAATAGGTTCTGGTATCAAAGATTTGAAACGAAATTATTTTGCTGGTATCAGAACTCCTTGGACGATTAGTTCAGATGAAGTGTGGGGAAAAACTCATAAATTTGGAAGTAGGGCGATGATCTTGGGGGGTATAGTAGGATTGTTTGGATTGATAGTTCCACAATATGGCTTCTTGTTTGTATTTGTACCATTAGTTTTGTCAGTGTTATTTACAGTGTTGTACTCATATTTGGAATGGAAAAAATTAACTGTGATATAA
- a CDS encoding DNA-3-methyladenine glycosylase has protein sequence MYDLQLQFKDLKLIDRDFFRRNPVDIASELLGKVILRRFENKVLAGRIVELEVYLGELDQAAHSYIGKTNRNSVLFGDAGYAYVHSIHKYFCMDIVCDVENIPSSILIRAVEPLVGINIMKANRNTSDLYKLTSGPGRFCQAFGIDKSLNGEDVCNNTSKISICSDSINTKYEILNSKRIGISKSTELPLRYYIKDNKYVSK, from the coding sequence ATGTATGATTTACAACTCCAGTTTAAAGATCTTAAATTAATTGACCGAGACTTTTTTAGACGAAACCCTGTGGACATTGCATCTGAACTACTTGGCAAAGTAATCTTACGAAGATTTGAAAATAAAGTTTTAGCAGGAAGAATTGTTGAATTGGAAGTATATCTAGGTGAATTAGATCAAGCGGCTCATTCATATATAGGAAAAACAAACCGTAATTCTGTACTATTTGGTGACGCAGGATATGCATATGTGCATAGCATTCACAAATACTTTTGTATGGACATTGTATGTGATGTAGAAAATATTCCAAGTAGTATTCTAATAAGAGCAGTCGAACCTTTGGTTGGCATTAATATAATGAAAGCTAACCGTAATACCTCTGATTTGTATAAATTGACGTCTGGGCCTGGGAGATTTTGTCAGGCCTTTGGTATTGATAAGTCATTAAATGGAGAGGATGTTTGTAATAATACTTCAAAAATCTCTATTTGTTCTGACTCAATAAATACTAAATATGAAATACTAAATTCAAAACGTATTGGTATTTCGAAATCTACTGAGTTACCTTTACGATATTATATAAAGGATAATAAATATGTTTCAAAATAA